One segment of Primulina tabacum isolate GXHZ01 chromosome 14, ASM2559414v2, whole genome shotgun sequence DNA contains the following:
- the LOC142524080 gene encoding uncharacterized protein LOC142524080: MEAKKKISEQDARIKKLEAIVYKSDACDMSIDEKGSCSLKLNQMNESDMKQDDVELQIISKFDVLQDKQVALTLEGSRNIVAYGTVVYVKGEDKLIHGVPLPHNCIRVSIDEAVDKSTP, translated from the exons ATGGAAGCAAAGAAGAAAATTTCAGAACAAGATGCACGTATCAAAAAACTTGAAGCAATTGTGTATAAAAGTGATGCATGTGACATGTCGATCGATGAAAAAGGCAGTTGCTCATTGAAGTTAAATCAAATGAATGAAAGCGACATGAAACAAGATGATGTGGAGCTGCAAATTATTAGCAAATTTGATGTTTTACAG GATAAACAAGTTGCATTGACTTTGGAAGGTAGCAGAAATATTGTTGCATATGGTACAGTTGTCTATGTCAAAGGAGAAGATAAATTGATCCATGGTGTTCCGTTACCCCATAATTGCATACGGGTCTCCATTGATGAAGCAGTGGACAAATCAACACCTTAG